The following proteins are co-located in the Mycobacteriales bacterium genome:
- the hisD gene encoding histidinol dehydrogenase translates to MLSRIDLRRGAAAADRAALRHLLPRAVIDVAGAVDEVRPVLAAVRDRGAAAVREFTLRFDGVDVCDPRVPPQALAAALAGLAPAVRSALVEAADRARRVHLAQVPADLTVEVAEGGLVSERWLAVGRVGLYVPGGLVAYPSSVAMNVVPAQVAGVGSLAVASPPQAAHGGLPHPTVLAACALLGVEEVYAVGGAQAIAMFAYGLPDLGVPAVDVVTGPGNVFVAAAKRVVRGMVGIDSEAGPTEIAILADDSAPAPIVAADLVAQAEHDPLAACLLVTPSAALVEAVEIELTRQVAATRHRERVEAALAGQSAAVLVGDLDAGLAVVDAWAPEHLEILTRDPATVAARVRNAGAIFVGPYTPVSLGDYLAGSNHVLPTGGTARYASGLSVHTFLRCVHVVDYTRDALAAAAPHIRALGGAEELAAHVEAVEVRLR, encoded by the coding sequence GTGCTGTCCCGGATCGATCTGCGCCGCGGTGCTGCTGCCGCGGACCGTGCGGCCCTCCGGCACCTGTTGCCGCGGGCCGTGATCGACGTCGCGGGCGCGGTCGACGAGGTGCGCCCGGTGCTTGCCGCGGTGCGTGACCGGGGGGCCGCCGCGGTGCGCGAGTTCACCCTCCGCTTCGACGGGGTCGACGTCTGCGATCCTCGGGTGCCTCCCCAAGCCCTGGCGGCCGCGCTAGCCGGCCTGGCTCCGGCGGTCCGTTCGGCGCTGGTCGAGGCCGCCGACCGGGCCCGCCGGGTGCACCTGGCCCAGGTCCCGGCCGACCTGACCGTGGAGGTGGCCGAAGGCGGCCTGGTGAGCGAACGTTGGCTGGCGGTCGGCCGGGTCGGGCTCTACGTCCCCGGCGGCCTCGTCGCGTACCCGTCGTCGGTCGCGATGAACGTCGTGCCCGCGCAAGTCGCCGGGGTTGGCTCGCTGGCGGTCGCGTCGCCACCGCAGGCGGCCCACGGCGGCCTGCCGCACCCCACGGTGCTGGCGGCCTGCGCGTTGCTCGGGGTGGAGGAGGTCTACGCGGTCGGCGGCGCGCAGGCGATCGCGATGTTCGCCTACGGCCTCCCCGACTTGGGGGTGCCGGCGGTCGACGTGGTCACCGGTCCGGGGAATGTCTTCGTGGCGGCGGCCAAGCGGGTGGTCCGCGGGATGGTCGGGATCGACTCCGAGGCCGGGCCTACCGAGATCGCGATCCTGGCCGATGACTCGGCGCCCGCCCCGATCGTGGCCGCTGACCTGGTCGCCCAGGCCGAGCACGATCCGCTCGCCGCTTGCCTACTCGTGACGCCCTCTGCTGCGCTCGTTGAAGCCGTAGAGATCGAACTCACCCGTCAGGTCGCCGCTACCCGGCACCGGGAACGGGTCGAGGCCGCGTTGGCCGGCCAGTCCGCCGCCGTTCTCGTCGGCGACCTGGATGCCGGCTTGGCGGTGGTGGACGCCTGGGCGCCGGAGCACCTGGAGATCCTCACCCGCGACCCGGCAACGGTGGCCGCCAGGGTGCGCAACGCCGGGGCGATCTTCGTCGGTCCGTACACGCCGGTGTCGCTCGGCGACTACCTCGCGGGGTCCAACCACGTCCTGCCGACCGGTGGGACCGCTCGCTACGCCTCAGGATTGTCGGTGCACACCTTCCTGCGCTGTGTGCATGTCGTCGACTACACCCGCGATGCCCTGGCCGCGGCCGCCCCCCACATCCGGGCCCTCGGCGGTGCGGAGGAGCTCGCCGCGCACGTCGAAGCCGTGGAGGTGCGTCTGCGGTGA
- the priA gene encoding bifunctional 1-(5-phosphoribosyl)-5-((5-phosphoribosylamino)methylideneamino)imidazole-4-carboxamide isomerase/phosphoribosylanthranilate isomerase PriA, whose amino-acid sequence MSFELLPAVDVAGGRAVRLVQGAAGSATEYGDPLEAALAWQRDGARWIHLVDLDAAFGRGSNATLLADIVAQVEVAVELSGGIRDDASLASALATGAARVNVGTAALEDPDWLRAAIARVGDRVAVGLDVRGTTLSGRGWTRPGGELFEVLERLDRDGCARYVVTDVRRDGTLTGPNLELLRSVCAATDRPIVASGGIASLDDLRAVRSIRGIEGVIVGKALYAGAFTLAQALAAVAS is encoded by the coding sequence GTGAGCTTCGAGCTGTTGCCGGCCGTCGACGTCGCCGGCGGCCGGGCCGTGCGGCTCGTCCAGGGCGCCGCCGGCAGTGCGACCGAGTACGGGGATCCGCTCGAGGCCGCTCTGGCGTGGCAGCGCGACGGCGCTCGATGGATTCACCTGGTCGACCTGGACGCGGCGTTCGGTCGGGGATCGAACGCCACCCTGCTCGCGGACATCGTGGCGCAGGTCGAGGTGGCGGTCGAGCTGTCCGGCGGTATCCGCGACGACGCCTCGCTGGCTTCGGCCCTGGCCACCGGCGCGGCTCGGGTCAACGTCGGCACGGCGGCTCTCGAGGACCCGGATTGGCTACGGGCGGCGATCGCCCGAGTGGGGGATCGGGTCGCCGTCGGATTGGATGTGCGCGGGACGACGCTTTCCGGCCGCGGGTGGACGCGCCCGGGCGGGGAGCTCTTCGAGGTCCTCGAGCGGCTCGACCGCGACGGTTGCGCCCGCTACGTCGTCACCGACGTCCGCCGGGACGGGACGCTGACCGGCCCGAACCTCGAATTGCTGCGCAGCGTCTGCGCCGCGACCGACCGGCCGATCGTCGCCAGCGGCGGGATCGCGAGCCTCGACGACCTGCGGGCGGTTCGATCGATCCGCGGGATCGAAGGGGTGATCGTCGGCAAGGCGCTCTACGCGGGCGCGTTCACACTTGCGCAGGCGCTCGCGGCGGTCGCGTCGTGA
- a CDS encoding ABC transporter permease, protein MSSTRVAGLATAPRTGSPPRAGGPGLIAGTAAVYAGQLSRARAARAPLLFVATLQSLGILVLVRGFVDRSNELTRQGIVAGATVLVVAFVALNLLAQRFGALRAGRGFDYYAALPVPPAAVVLGTAASYATFTVPGAAVTAVAGALLYGLPLGHLWFVFPAVVFAGAALAGLGAFLGLVLPRPELATLAGQLGMTIVLFLGIYPAHRLPGALQAVRAAVPSTYAVDALAGSFLRSPDWVGIGGHLAGCAAVAVVALTAATWAFRRATLR, encoded by the coding sequence GTGAGTAGCACCCGCGTCGCGGGGCTGGCCACGGCGCCCCGGACGGGTAGCCCGCCCCGGGCCGGCGGCCCGGGGCTGATCGCGGGAACCGCGGCGGTCTATGCCGGGCAGCTGTCCCGGGCGCGGGCCGCCCGCGCACCGCTGCTGTTCGTGGCGACCCTTCAGTCCTTGGGCATCCTGGTGCTGGTCCGCGGCTTCGTCGACCGGTCGAATGAGTTGACGAGGCAGGGCATCGTCGCCGGGGCCACGGTCCTGGTGGTCGCTTTCGTTGCCCTCAACCTGCTCGCTCAGCGCTTCGGCGCACTGCGGGCCGGCCGCGGCTTCGACTACTACGCCGCCCTGCCCGTCCCGCCAGCCGCCGTCGTGCTCGGCACGGCGGCCAGCTATGCCACCTTCACGGTGCCAGGGGCGGCCGTGACCGCGGTTGCCGGTGCGCTGCTCTACGGTCTGCCGCTTGGTCATCTGTGGTTCGTGTTCCCTGCGGTGGTGTTCGCCGGGGCCGCCCTGGCCGGTTTGGGTGCCTTCCTGGGCCTGGTGTTGCCCCGTCCCGAACTGGCGACCCTGGCCGGTCAGCTCGGCATGACGATCGTGCTCTTCCTGGGCATCTACCCGGCGCACCGGCTGCCCGGAGCACTGCAGGCGGTCCGGGCGGCCGTCCCGTCGACGTACGCCGTGGACGCGCTCGCCGGGTCCTTTCTGCGCAGTCCGGATTGGGTGGGCATCGGCGGGCACCTCGCCGGCTGCGCTGCGGTCGCGGTGGTGGCTCTCACCGCGGCGACCTGGGCGTTCCGGCGGGCCACGTTGCGCTGA
- the hisB gene encoding imidazoleglycerol-phosphate dehydratase HisB: protein MTRHAAVERSTAESTVRVELDLDGAGRVEVATGVPFFDHMLSQLGRHGGFDLVVRSAGDLHVDAHHTVEDTSLALGQALREALGDKAGIRRFGDALVPLDETLVQVAVDLSGRPYCVHEEPELVELIGTYDTTLTRHVWESLAGSAQICLHVRVLAGRNAHHVAEAQFKAVARALRSAVAVDPRVVGVPSTKGVL from the coding sequence ATGACCCGTCATGCCGCAGTGGAGCGGTCGACCGCCGAGTCGACCGTGCGCGTCGAGCTCGACCTGGACGGCGCCGGCCGGGTGGAGGTCGCGACCGGGGTCCCGTTCTTCGACCACATGCTGTCTCAGCTGGGCCGCCATGGCGGCTTCGACCTGGTGGTTCGCTCCGCCGGTGACCTGCACGTCGACGCTCACCACACCGTGGAGGACACGAGCCTCGCCCTCGGCCAGGCCCTGCGTGAGGCGCTCGGCGACAAGGCCGGGATCCGTCGGTTCGGAGACGCGTTGGTCCCGCTCGACGAGACCCTCGTCCAGGTTGCCGTGGACCTGTCCGGCCGGCCCTACTGCGTCCACGAGGAACCCGAGCTCGTGGAGCTCATCGGCACCTACGACACCACGCTCACCCGGCACGTGTGGGAGTCCCTCGCCGGCTCCGCCCAGATCTGCCTGCACGTCCGTGTCCTCGCCGGGCGCAACGCACACCACGTCGCCGAAGCGCAGTTCAAGGCGGTCGCCCGGGCCCTGCGGAGCGCGGTAGCTGTCGACCCTCGGGTGGTCGGTGTGCCGAGCACCAAGGGCGTCCTGTGA
- a CDS encoding ABC transporter ATP-binding protein, translating to MDASYEVRGVTRSYRARGRDAVLAVDRVDLDIGPGEVFGLLGPNGAGKTTLVRMLMGLAPPDTGSIKLFGTDIAGRPQLASGWAAYLAQDELALDELTVGRAVETTGRLRGLSRRAALTETAELLDELGLTDLAGRTLRRLSGGQRRLAGVATALAARRPVLVLDEPTTGLDPTGRRAVWLALERRRAESGTTVVLVTHNVLEAETVLDRVAVLDRGRVIACDSPGRLKAALSSEVRLDLIWRHDPPREDATVLQLAAGAVIAGRRWSTRLAQSEAGAALAALLAGPAFEALDDFTLATPSLEDVYLSLGGRDDDLERV from the coding sequence ATGGACGCGAGCTATGAGGTCCGCGGGGTGACCCGCAGTTACCGGGCCCGTGGTCGCGACGCGGTCCTGGCCGTGGACCGGGTGGATCTCGACATCGGGCCGGGTGAGGTTTTCGGGCTTCTGGGCCCCAACGGTGCGGGCAAGACGACGCTGGTTCGGATGCTCATGGGCCTCGCCCCGCCGGACACCGGGTCGATCAAGCTGTTCGGAACGGACATCGCCGGCCGGCCGCAACTCGCGAGCGGCTGGGCCGCTTACCTCGCGCAGGACGAGCTCGCCCTCGACGAGCTCACCGTCGGGCGTGCGGTCGAGACCACCGGCCGGTTGCGCGGCCTGTCCCGGCGGGCTGCGCTCACCGAGACCGCAGAACTGCTCGACGAGCTCGGGCTCACGGATCTCGCCGGTCGGACCCTGCGCCGGCTCTCCGGCGGGCAGCGCCGACTCGCCGGGGTCGCCACGGCCCTCGCGGCGCGCCGGCCCGTCCTCGTGCTCGACGAGCCGACGACCGGCCTCGACCCCACCGGCCGCCGCGCCGTCTGGCTCGCGCTGGAACGTCGGCGGGCCGAGTCGGGCACGACGGTCGTGCTGGTCACGCACAACGTGCTGGAGGCCGAGACGGTTCTCGATCGCGTCGCCGTCTTGGACCGGGGCCGGGTGATCGCTTGCGATTCGCCGGGTCGGCTCAAGGCCGCGCTGAGCAGCGAGGTTCGGCTCGACCTGATCTGGCGGCATGACCCCCCGAGGGAGGACGCCACCGTGCTGCAACTCGCGGCCGGGGCGGTGATCGCCGGCCGGCGATGGAGCACCCGGTTGGCGCAGTCGGAGGCGGGCGCGGCGCTGGCCGCTCTGCTTGCCGGGCCGGCCTTCGAGGCACTCGACGATTTCACTCTGGCGACGCCGAGCCTCGAGGACGTCTACCTGTCGCTCGGCGGTCGTGACGACGACCTGGAGCGGGTGTGA
- the hisH gene encoding imidazole glycerol phosphate synthase subunit HisH has product MSRPTVVVLDYGSGNLRSAERALDRVGADVTVTADQDAVAAADGLVVPGVGAFAACMDGIERTGSDRAIRSRLDAGRPVFGICVGLQILFGLGVEHGARRPGLGVFDGTVRQLLAPILPHMGWNTVEPPVGSALFAGVESERFYFVHSFAALEALGAQVTWSTHGERFVAAVEAGPVTGTQFHPEKSADAGAGVLANWVGSLS; this is encoded by the coding sequence GTGAGCCGACCGACGGTGGTCGTGCTCGACTACGGCTCGGGCAACCTGCGTTCCGCCGAGCGGGCGCTCGACCGGGTCGGCGCGGACGTCACGGTGACGGCGGATCAGGACGCGGTCGCCGCCGCCGACGGTCTCGTCGTCCCCGGTGTCGGCGCGTTCGCGGCATGCATGGACGGGATCGAGCGGACCGGAAGCGACCGGGCGATCCGGTCCCGGCTGGACGCGGGCCGGCCGGTATTCGGGATTTGCGTCGGGCTCCAGATCCTGTTCGGGCTGGGGGTGGAGCACGGGGCGCGCCGCCCCGGCCTCGGGGTGTTCGACGGTACGGTGCGCCAGCTGCTCGCCCCGATCCTTCCGCACATGGGCTGGAACACCGTCGAACCACCGGTGGGCTCAGCCCTGTTCGCAGGCGTCGAATCCGAACGCTTCTACTTCGTCCACTCCTTCGCGGCCCTGGAGGCCCTCGGCGCGCAGGTGACCTGGTCCACCCACGGCGAGCGTTTCGTCGCCGCGGTCGAAGCCGGGCCGGTCACCGGAACCCAGTTCCATCCCGAGAAGTCGGCCGACGCCGGGGCCGGCGTGCTAGCCAATTGGGTGGGCAGTCTGTCGTGA
- a CDS encoding polysaccharide deacetylase family protein: protein MSARRLAVLAGSVAIGQVGPAVTWLAPVRLAVWPRLAGIGRPGHLALTFDDGPDPIATPLFLAELDELGWKATFFVLGEQVRRSPRLLDEIAAAGHEIGVHGDEHRYLIARTPRAAADDLRRARDTVGDRFGHPPVWFRPPYGVLSGPALVAARRLGLRPVLWTAWGRDWTRSATPQSVLDELGRGILSGGTAVLHDSDFHSAPGAWRSALGALRPLAEEMSMRHVTVGPIAEHGIGGRRER, encoded by the coding sequence GTGTCCGCGCGTCGACTCGCTGTTCTGGCGGGCTCGGTGGCGATCGGCCAGGTCGGGCCGGCCGTCACCTGGCTGGCGCCGGTGCGGCTCGCCGTCTGGCCGCGGCTCGCCGGAATCGGACGGCCCGGACATCTGGCGCTGACCTTCGACGACGGCCCGGACCCCATAGCGACCCCGTTGTTTCTCGCAGAGCTCGATGAGCTCGGTTGGAAGGCAACGTTCTTCGTGCTCGGCGAGCAGGTCCGGCGCTCTCCTCGTTTGCTGGACGAGATCGCCGCGGCCGGTCATGAGATCGGGGTGCACGGCGACGAGCACCGCTACCTCATCGCCCGCACCCCCCGGGCCGCCGCCGACGATCTGCGTCGGGCGCGGGACACGGTGGGGGATCGGTTCGGGCACCCCCCGGTCTGGTTCCGGCCGCCGTACGGCGTGCTGTCCGGGCCGGCTCTCGTCGCAGCTCGCAGGCTCGGTCTGCGCCCTGTGCTCTGGACCGCCTGGGGTCGGGATTGGACGCGCTCGGCTACCCCGCAGTCGGTGCTGGACGAGCTCGGTCGAGGAATCCTGTCCGGCGGCACGGCGGTGCTGCACGACTCCGATTTTCACTCGGCGCCTGGCGCGTGGCGGTCCGCGCTCGGGGCGCTGCGCCCGCTGGCCGAGGAAATGTCGATGCGGCACGTCACCGTCGGCCCGATCGCCGAGCACGGGATCGGCGGTCGGCGCGAGAGATGA
- the hisF gene encoding imidazole glycerol phosphate synthase subunit HisF, which yields MSLAVRVIPCLDVDGGRVVKGVNFVDLVDAGDPVEMARVYNREGADELVFLDITASSVGRDPIFNAVARTAEAVFIPLTVGGGVRSVADADRLLRAGADKVGVNTAAVERAALLSELAERFGAQCVVLSVDARRGPTASGFEVTTHGGRRGTGLDAVAWAAQGAALGAGEILLNSMDADGTRAGFDLELISAVRGVVHVPLIASGGAGTAEDFPAAVRAGADAVLAASVFHFGVLRIAQVKSALAAAGLPVRR from the coding sequence GTGAGCCTCGCCGTCCGGGTGATCCCATGCCTCGACGTCGATGGCGGCCGGGTCGTCAAGGGCGTGAACTTCGTGGACCTCGTCGACGCGGGGGACCCGGTGGAGATGGCCCGGGTCTACAACCGCGAGGGCGCCGACGAACTGGTGTTTCTCGACATCACCGCCTCCAGCGTCGGGCGCGATCCCATCTTTAACGCCGTGGCCCGCACTGCGGAAGCCGTATTCATCCCCCTCACCGTCGGTGGGGGCGTGCGCAGCGTGGCCGACGCCGATCGGTTGCTGCGGGCCGGCGCGGACAAGGTCGGGGTCAACACGGCGGCGGTCGAGCGGGCGGCCCTCCTCTCCGAGTTGGCCGAACGCTTCGGAGCGCAATGCGTCGTGCTTTCCGTCGACGCCCGCCGGGGCCCGACGGCGAGCGGGTTCGAGGTGACGACGCACGGCGGGCGCCGCGGAACGGGCCTCGACGCGGTCGCCTGGGCCGCGCAGGGCGCGGCGCTGGGGGCCGGCGAGATCTTGCTCAACTCGATGGACGCCGACGGCACCCGGGCCGGTTTCGACCTCGAGTTGATCTCCGCGGTCCGGGGTGTCGTGCACGTGCCGCTCATCGCCAGCGGTGGCGCGGGCACCGCCGAGGACTTCCCGGCTGCGGTCCGGGCCGGCGCCGACGCGGTGCTTGCCGCGAGCGTGTTCCACTTCGGTGTTCTGCGGATCGCGCAGGTCAAGAGCGCACTCGCGGCTGCGGGGCTGCCGGTTCGCCGCTGA
- a CDS encoding histidinol-phosphate transaminase, producing MSDLEDLPVRADLRARTPYGAPQLDVPVRLNTNENPYPPPPGLVEDLQRAVLAAAVGLNRYPDREAVALRTGLAGYLGPQFRLEQVWAANGSNEILQQLLQAFGGPGRTVLGFEPSYEMHRRIAETTGTAWLAVPRAADFTIDVDTAVRALREHDPDVVFVCSPNNPTGAAVDPSVIEAIYASTRGVLVVDEAYAEFSARPSALGLLPGRPRLVVTRTMSKAFAFAGARLGYLAADPAVIEAIRLVRLPYHLSALTQAAALAALRHADATLATVAQVRHNRDRMIAGLVAAGYEVAPSDANFILVGRFADTAASWQALLDRGILVRDFGLPGWLRITAGLPREIDAVLAALEERR from the coding sequence GTGAGCGATCTCGAGGATCTTCCGGTCCGGGCCGACCTGCGAGCCCGCACTCCCTACGGGGCGCCGCAGCTGGACGTTCCGGTGCGGCTCAACACGAACGAGAACCCGTACCCACCGCCGCCCGGCCTGGTCGAGGACCTCCAGCGGGCGGTGCTCGCCGCTGCCGTCGGACTCAACCGCTACCCCGATCGCGAGGCGGTGGCGCTACGGACCGGCCTCGCCGGCTACCTCGGCCCGCAATTCCGGCTCGAGCAGGTGTGGGCGGCGAACGGATCGAACGAGATCCTCCAGCAGCTGCTCCAAGCCTTCGGCGGCCCGGGCCGCACCGTGCTCGGCTTCGAACCGTCCTACGAGATGCACCGCCGGATCGCCGAAACCACCGGAACTGCCTGGCTGGCGGTACCGAGAGCGGCCGACTTCACGATCGACGTCGACACCGCGGTGCGGGCGCTCCGCGAGCACGATCCCGACGTCGTCTTCGTCTGCTCACCGAACAACCCGACCGGAGCGGCCGTCGACCCGTCCGTCATCGAGGCCATCTACGCCTCGACCCGCGGGGTGCTGGTCGTGGACGAGGCCTATGCCGAATTCTCCGCGCGTCCTTCCGCTCTCGGGTTGCTCCCCGGCCGCCCCCGGCTGGTCGTCACCCGCACGATGTCGAAGGCCTTCGCATTCGCCGGGGCCCGGCTGGGCTACCTGGCGGCCGACCCGGCGGTAATCGAGGCGATTCGGCTGGTCCGGCTGCCCTACCACCTGTCCGCCCTCACCCAGGCGGCGGCGCTCGCCGCGCTGCGCCACGCGGACGCCACCTTGGCGACCGTGGCGCAGGTCCGGCACAATCGAGACCGGATGATCGCCGGCCTTGTCGCAGCCGGCTACGAGGTTGCGCCCTCGGACGCGAACTTCATCCTGGTCGGCAGATTCGCCGATACGGCGGCGAGCTGGCAGGCTCTGCTCGATCGCGGGATCCTCGTCCGTGACTTCGGGCTGCCCGGCTGGTTGCGGATCACCGCCGGTCTGCCGCGGGAGATCGATGCGGTGCTCGCCGCCCTCGAGGAGCGCAGATGA